One window of Parabacteroides sp. FAFU027 genomic DNA carries:
- the alaS gene encoding alanine--tRNA ligase has product MLTAKEIRESFKTFFASKEHLIVPSAPMVIKDDPTLMFTNAGMNQFKDIILGNAPAKSKRVADSQKCLRVSGKHNDLEEVGIDTYHHTMFEMLGNWSFGDYFKKESIEWAWEYLVEVLKLDPNRLYATVFEGYAPEGLERDDEAAGYWGKFLPEERIINGNRKDNFWEMGDTGPCGPCSEIHIDLRSDEERAQVDGRSLVNESHPQVIEIWNHVFMQFNRKADGSLEALPAKVIDTGMGFERLCMAIQGKTSNYDTDVFQPIIRAIGALAGKSYGDSEQTDIAMRVIADHIRTIAFSITDGQLPSNAKAGYVIRRILRRAVRYGYTFLGQHQPFMHKLLPALIDTMGDAYPELIAQQDLIQKVIKEEEESFLRTLETGIRLLEKVMGEAKAAGTTGISGKVAFTLYDTYGFPLDLTELILKENGLTVDLEEFSAEMQKQKERARNAAATETGDWVVVKEGDPVFVGYDFTECDAEILRYRKIKQKNQELYQLVLDKTPFYAESGGQVGDCGKLVFEGEVIEIINTKKENNLSVHFSAKLPADPTQAFKAAIDEEKRRATAANHSATHLLHEALREVLGPHVEQKGSLVTPDSLRFDFSHFQKVTDEELREVERMANEKVRQNIALEEHRQMPIAQAKELGAMALFGEKYGDDVRVIRFGSSVELCGGTHVLATGNIGLIKVVSESSIAAGVRRVEAVTGVKTEELFNQQQDILKELRALLNNVPNLIGAVKKALEENSELKKQIEEFMNQRVAAVKDELLKNAQERGGVKLIRLADELPADAVKNIAFQLRGQVAENLLFVAGTLADGKPLLTVILSDDLVAKGMNASVMVREAAKLIQGGGGGQPHFATAGGKNSEGLDAALDKIVALAGI; this is encoded by the coding sequence ATGTTGACTGCGAAAGAGATCCGCGAATCATTCAAAACTTTCTTTGCCTCGAAAGAACACCTCATTGTGCCTTCTGCGCCAATGGTTATTAAAGACGACCCCACGTTGATGTTTACCAATGCGGGGATGAATCAGTTTAAAGATATCATTCTGGGGAATGCGCCAGCCAAGAGTAAGCGTGTAGCGGACTCACAGAAATGCCTCCGTGTAAGTGGTAAGCATAATGACCTTGAAGAGGTGGGGATTGATACCTATCACCACACGATGTTTGAGATGTTGGGAAACTGGTCATTTGGTGATTATTTCAAGAAAGAGTCTATCGAATGGGCGTGGGAGTATCTCGTTGAAGTGCTGAAGCTAGATCCTAATCGTCTCTATGCAACCGTTTTTGAAGGTTATGCGCCTGAAGGCTTGGAGCGCGATGATGAAGCCGCAGGATATTGGGGGAAATTCCTTCCCGAGGAGCGTATTATCAATGGAAATCGTAAAGATAACTTCTGGGAAATGGGTGATACCGGTCCTTGCGGCCCTTGCTCTGAAATTCACATAGACCTCCGTAGTGACGAGGAGCGCGCCCAGGTAGATGGTCGTTCGCTTGTAAATGAAAGCCACCCGCAGGTGATTGAAATCTGGAATCACGTATTTATGCAGTTCAACCGCAAAGCTGATGGTTCGCTTGAAGCACTGCCGGCTAAGGTGATTGATACCGGTATGGGATTTGAACGCCTTTGTATGGCTATTCAGGGGAAAACTTCCAACTACGATACCGATGTGTTCCAACCTATTATTCGTGCAATTGGTGCTTTGGCGGGAAAAAGTTATGGTGACAGCGAGCAGACCGATATTGCAATGCGTGTAATTGCTGACCATATCCGCACCATTGCATTTTCTATTACTGACGGACAATTGCCGTCTAATGCAAAAGCGGGCTACGTAATCCGCCGTATTTTGCGCCGTGCTGTTCGTTACGGATATACTTTCCTTGGCCAGCACCAGCCGTTTATGCATAAATTGTTGCCGGCGTTAATTGATACGATGGGTGACGCATATCCAGAGTTGATTGCGCAGCAAGATTTGATTCAGAAGGTAATCAAAGAGGAAGAGGAGTCATTCCTTCGTACTCTGGAGACTGGTATTCGTCTGCTTGAAAAGGTAATGGGCGAAGCTAAAGCTGCCGGCACAACCGGTATCAGTGGAAAGGTCGCCTTTACATTATACGATACTTACGGATTCCCGCTCGATCTTACCGAGCTAATCCTGAAAGAAAACGGACTTACCGTCGATTTAGAAGAATTCAGCGCCGAAATGCAAAAACAAAAAGAGCGTGCCCGTAATGCTGCTGCTACTGAAACTGGTGACTGGGTAGTTGTCAAGGAGGGAGATCCTGTTTTTGTCGGTTACGACTTTACAGAATGTGATGCAGAAATTCTTCGTTACCGCAAGATTAAACAGAAAAACCAGGAGCTTTACCAATTGGTATTGGATAAAACGCCTTTCTATGCTGAAAGTGGTGGTCAGGTAGGCGACTGTGGTAAGTTAGTTTTTGAAGGTGAAGTTATCGAAATCATTAATACTAAAAAAGAGAATAACCTCTCTGTCCACTTTAGCGCAAAATTGCCGGCTGATCCTACGCAGGCTTTCAAAGCGGCAATTGATGAGGAAAAACGCAGAGCAACTGCAGCTAATCACTCAGCTACTCACTTGCTGCACGAAGCATTGCGCGAAGTATTAGGTCCTCATGTTGAGCAAAAAGGTTCGTTGGTCACTCCGGATAGCCTTCGCTTTGACTTTTCGCATTTCCAGAAAGTAACAGATGAAGAGTTGCGTGAAGTTGAGCGTATGGCAAATGAAAAAGTGCGTCAGAATATTGCCCTTGAAGAGCATCGTCAAATGCCTATTGCTCAGGCAAAAGAGCTGGGAGCTATGGCTTTGTTTGGCGAAAAATATGGTGATGACGTGCGTGTAATCCGTTTTGGTTCTTCTGTTGAGCTGTGTGGGGGTACTCACGTGTTAGCTACCGGTAATATTGGCTTGATTAAAGTTGTTTCTGAAAGTTCTATTGCAGCCGGTGTCCGTCGTGTCGAGGCTGTAACAGGTGTGAAGACCGAAGAGCTCTTTAATCAGCAACAAGATATCCTTAAAGAACTGCGAGCATTGCTTAATAATGTGCCAAACCTCATCGGTGCAGTCAAAAAAGCGCTTGAAGAAAATAGCGAACTGAAAAAACAGATCGAAGAGTTCATGAATCAGCGAGTCGCTGCAGTTAAAGATGAATTGCTAAAGAATGCTCAAGAGCGTGGTGGCGTGAAGTTGATTCGTTTGGCTGATGAATTACCAGCTGATGCTGTAAAGAATATCGCCTTCCAATTGAGAGGCCAGGTGGCTGAAAACTTGCTTTTCGTAGCTGGTACATTGGCCGACGGTAAGCCGCTTCTGACAGTGATCTTAAGCGATGATCTGGTGGCTAAAGGCATGAATGCTTCAGTAATGGTTCGGGAGGCTGCTAAGCTCATCCAGGGTGGCGGCGGTGGTCAGCCTCACTTTGCAACTGCCGGTGGAAAAAACAGCGAAGGGCTCGATGCTGCGCTTGATAAGATTGTGGCTTTGGCCGGAATCTAA
- a CDS encoding M23 family metallopeptidase, with translation MRKKTFYRYNPATLTYERVYPTAKERFWGAVRHSISGITVGIIAYALYTFYFDTPSDKKMKRELDVLTSQNKLLSKRLDKALDVMGNIEERDDNLYRVILQSNPTQDKQQITILNESRYDEINGLSNEKLIKSTAVKMDLLAKQIYLRSRSFDDVVSLLGKREERLLCTPAIQPILNRDLKLLSSGFGVRVDPIYHTAKMHSGMDFTARVGTPIYATGNGRVQQAGWDSGYGNCVLINHGFGYQTKYAHMSKLKARAGQTVKRGEVIGYVGSTGKSTAPHLHYEVHVNGRPVNPALYYFLDLSPRDYDRMIQLAETRGQIFD, from the coding sequence ATGAGAAAGAAAACCTTTTACCGATATAACCCGGCCACTCTTACTTACGAACGCGTTTATCCGACGGCAAAAGAGCGCTTCTGGGGGGCAGTTCGTCACTCTATCAGTGGCATCACGGTGGGAATTATCGCCTATGCGCTTTATACCTTCTACTTTGACACCCCTTCGGATAAAAAAATGAAAAGGGAACTAGATGTACTCACTTCGCAAAACAAATTATTATCCAAAAGGCTGGACAAGGCACTGGATGTAATGGGAAATATCGAAGAGCGTGACGACAACCTTTACCGCGTTATTCTGCAGTCAAATCCGACACAAGACAAACAGCAAATCACCATTCTAAACGAAAGCCGATACGATGAAATCAACGGGCTTTCAAATGAAAAGCTGATTAAATCAACTGCTGTAAAAATGGATCTGTTGGCCAAACAAATCTATCTGCGCTCACGGTCATTTGACGATGTAGTAAGTTTATTAGGCAAGCGTGAGGAACGTTTACTTTGTACACCTGCTATCCAACCCATCCTGAATCGGGACCTAAAACTACTCTCCTCAGGATTTGGTGTTCGCGTGGACCCCATCTATCACACAGCCAAAATGCACTCTGGAATGGACTTTACCGCACGTGTGGGTACGCCAATCTATGCCACCGGGAACGGGCGAGTACAACAAGCAGGCTGGGATTCCGGTTACGGAAATTGCGTCTTGATCAATCACGGCTTCGGCTACCAGACAAAATATGCACACATGAGCAAACTCAAGGCTCGTGCCGGGCAAACTGTAAAACGCGGTGAGGTTATCGGCTACGTGGGTAGTACGGGCAAATCAACCGCCCCTCACCTTCACTACGAGGTGCATGTAAATGGTCGCCCGGTAAATCCGGCCCTCTATTACTTCCTCGACCTTTCACCAAGGGATTACGACCGCATGATTCAATTAGCTGAAACCCGCGGACAAATATTTGACTAA
- a CDS encoding MerR family transcriptional regulator, which produces MTLIENKNQKLYYSIGEVAEMFGVNESLLRYWEREFDIIRPRKNTKGTRSYRKEDIDNIKLIYHLVKEKGLTLDGAKKKIKDNKDGVTKNHEIITRLQTLKEELLAMKAELDAIE; this is translated from the coding sequence ATGACACTTATCGAGAATAAAAATCAGAAACTATACTACTCAATCGGTGAAGTAGCAGAAATGTTTGGCGTAAATGAATCATTATTACGTTACTGGGAGAGAGAGTTTGACATTATCCGTCCGCGCAAAAACACTAAAGGGACACGTTCATACCGCAAAGAAGACATTGATAATATAAAGCTGATATACCATTTGGTTAAAGAAAAAGGACTTACTCTGGATGGGGCCAAAAAGAAAATCAAAGACAACAAAGATGGCGTCACCAAAAATCACGAAATCATTACCCGTCTGCAAACCCTGAAAGAAGAGCTTTTGGCCATGAAGGCCGAACTGGATGCAATAGAATAA
- a CDS encoding Mrp/NBP35 family ATP-binding protein encodes MALYPNLILDALKNVRYPGTGKDIVSAGMVEDDLRIDGNKVTFSLVFEKPNDPFIKSVVKAAETAILTYVGEEVEIKGNISVKAKQLARPEPAKLLPQVKNIIAISSGKGGVGKSTVSANLAVALAKMGYKVGLLDADIFGPSVPKMFDVEEVRPFLENIDGRDLIIPAEKYGVKLLSIGFFVDKDNAVLWRGGMASNALKQLIADAHWGELDYFLLDLPPGTSDIHLTLVQTLAITGAIVVSTPQEVALADARKGIDMFVGEKVNVPVLGLVENMAWFTPAELPQNKYYIFGKEGAKRLSEEMKVPLLGQIPIVQSICEGGDKGAPVALDENSMTGQAFIHLAESVVEQVHLRNEKQAPTKRVEVK; translated from the coding sequence ATGGCATTATATCCTAATTTAATTCTTGACGCACTAAAAAACGTGCGTTATCCAGGTACCGGAAAAGACATTGTTTCTGCCGGTATGGTCGAAGATGACTTGCGCATCGACGGCAATAAAGTGACCTTTTCACTTGTCTTCGAGAAACCGAATGACCCATTTATCAAATCAGTGGTAAAAGCTGCCGAAACCGCTATTCTTACCTATGTGGGAGAAGAAGTTGAGATAAAGGGGAATATTTCAGTGAAAGCTAAACAATTAGCACGTCCTGAGCCAGCGAAGCTTTTACCTCAGGTAAAGAATATTATCGCCATTTCCTCCGGTAAAGGTGGTGTGGGTAAATCCACTGTTTCGGCTAATCTTGCCGTTGCATTGGCAAAGATGGGTTACAAAGTAGGCCTGCTCGATGCCGATATTTTCGGTCCATCGGTTCCTAAGATGTTTGACGTGGAAGAGGTTCGTCCTTTTCTCGAAAACATCGATGGGCGTGACCTGATTATCCCGGCTGAGAAATACGGCGTTAAATTGCTCTCTATCGGCTTCTTTGTTGATAAAGATAATGCAGTACTCTGGCGTGGCGGAATGGCCAGCAACGCTTTAAAACAGCTGATTGCAGATGCCCACTGGGGTGAGCTTGATTACTTCTTGCTGGATTTGCCCCCCGGTACCAGTGATATTCACCTTACCTTGGTGCAAACGCTTGCCATTACCGGCGCAATCGTGGTTTCTACACCGCAGGAAGTGGCGTTGGCCGATGCACGCAAGGGTATTGATATGTTTGTTGGTGAAAAGGTAAACGTGCCTGTTTTAGGTTTGGTGGAGAATATGGCTTGGTTTACACCGGCAGAACTTCCGCAAAATAAATACTACATCTTTGGAAAAGAAGGTGCTAAGCGCTTGTCTGAAGAGATGAAGGTTCCATTGCTCGGACAAATTCCAATCGTACAAAGTATCTGTGAAGGAGGAGACAAGGGTGCTCCAGTTGCTTTGGATGAAAACTCAATGACGGGTCAGGCATTCATACACTTAGCAGAATCGGTGGTGGAGCAGGTGCATCTTCGAAACGAAAAACAAGCTCCAACAAAAAGAGTGGAAGTTAAATAA
- the trmB gene encoding tRNA (guanosine(46)-N7)-methyltransferase TrmB, with the protein MGKNKLKKFSDMDTYPHVFQFPFAALQENGFDLKGNWGKQFFKNDNPIVLELGCGKGEYTVGLAKLYPEKNFIGVDVKGARMWSGAKQSLQEGMTNVAFLRTDIELIHYFFAANEVSEIWITFPDPQMKKVRKRLTSTRFMELYRQILTPNGIVHLKSDSNFMFTYTKYMVEANSYPVIRCTDDLYHSDIVDPILSIRTFYEQQWLERGLNIKYIQFVCEPRENLIEPDVEIEYDDYRSFNRGRRSDTSKKKQEDGIIS; encoded by the coding sequence ATGGGAAAGAACAAACTCAAGAAATTCAGTGATATGGATACTTATCCTCATGTCTTTCAATTTCCTTTCGCCGCTTTGCAGGAGAACGGATTTGACCTGAAAGGCAACTGGGGTAAGCAGTTTTTCAAAAATGACAATCCGATTGTGCTTGAATTGGGTTGTGGAAAAGGGGAATACACCGTAGGACTGGCTAAATTATATCCGGAAAAAAACTTTATCGGTGTAGATGTAAAAGGTGCCCGTATGTGGTCCGGAGCCAAACAATCGCTTCAGGAGGGTATGACCAATGTTGCGTTTCTCCGCACGGATATTGAGCTGATTCATTACTTCTTTGCTGCAAATGAAGTCTCTGAGATTTGGATTACGTTCCCGGATCCACAGATGAAAAAGGTGCGCAAACGTCTGACATCGACCCGTTTCATGGAATTGTACCGTCAGATTCTTACTCCGAACGGTATTGTACATTTAAAATCAGACAGCAACTTTATGTTTACCTATACCAAATATATGGTGGAAGCCAACAGCTATCCGGTGATTCGTTGCACGGATGATTTGTATCATTCGGATATTGTCGACCCGATACTTTCTATCCGCACATTCTACGAGCAGCAATGGCTGGAGCGCGGACTGAACATTAAATACATTCAGTTTGTTTGTGAACCCAGAGAAAATTTAATCGAGCCGGATGTTGAAATCGAATACGATGATTATCGCAGTTTCAACCGTGGCCGTAGAAGTGATACCTCCAAAAAGAAACAGGAAGATGGCATTATATCCTAA
- a CDS encoding ATP-binding cassette domain-containing protein, giving the protein MIQFENITISYNGKTVINNFSTDIKAGEKICFVGESGSGKSTLLHAILGFVQPESGEIRIDSEAISAHSIHTIRAKTAFLPQDISFPYPTVKELLLSPFSFKANRKKTVSDERILSVFTTLNLEKEILHKKLNEISGGQKQRVLLALIALLDKPIVLLDEPTSALDAGSVDLVIRFLKEMKNTTVVIVTHDRRFAEAFDRIIPIN; this is encoded by the coding sequence ATGATTCAATTCGAAAATATCACCATTTCCTACAACGGTAAGACCGTAATCAATAACTTCTCGACAGACATCAAAGCAGGTGAAAAAATCTGTTTTGTCGGCGAATCCGGTTCCGGTAAATCAACGCTGCTACATGCCATTCTGGGCTTTGTGCAACCAGAAAGCGGTGAAATCCGGATAGATAGTGAAGCCATCTCTGCACATTCTATCCATACAATTCGCGCGAAAACGGCGTTTCTGCCACAAGATATTTCATTTCCTTATCCAACGGTGAAAGAGCTGCTCCTCTCCCCTTTCAGCTTCAAGGCAAACCGAAAGAAAACTGTTTCGGATGAACGGATTCTGTCTGTTTTTACCACTCTCAATCTGGAAAAAGAGATTTTGCATAAAAAGCTGAATGAAATCTCCGGCGGACAGAAGCAGCGTGTATTACTTGCTCTGATTGCGTTGTTAGACAAGCCGATTGTACTGCTGGATGAACCAACCTCTGCACTGGATGCCGGAAGTGTTGATCTGGTGATACGCTTTTTGAAGGAGATGAAAAATACTACCGTAGTAATAGTTACGCATGACCGGCGCTTTGCAGAGGCTTTTGACCGAATCATTCCGATAAATTAA
- a CDS encoding ABC transporter permease: MDISYTRLLLGYLLLLIPVYYLQYYKTGLVKDTLLAAVRMSIQLFLIGIYLEFLFKLNNPWVNMLWVIVMILTAGYTVVKRSKQRIGLLWMPVSVAILISVVICAGFFLGIVLNLPSAFEARYFIPICGMVLGNILNTNVISLNTFYSGIERERTLYLFSLANGAHPAEAQRYFMREALIKSLNPAIATMAVMGLISLPGIMTGQILGGSSPSVAIKYQIMIMIVIFSSSLISVLVTLWLSTKRAFDKFGIPLK; the protein is encoded by the coding sequence ATGGACATATCATACACCCGCCTGTTATTGGGCTACCTATTGTTGCTAATACCGGTATATTACCTGCAATATTATAAAACCGGATTGGTCAAAGACACTTTACTGGCAGCCGTCCGCATGAGCATTCAGCTTTTCCTCATTGGGATTTATCTGGAGTTTTTGTTTAAGCTGAATAATCCGTGGGTAAATATGCTCTGGGTAATCGTTATGATCCTGACAGCCGGATACACAGTGGTAAAACGGAGCAAACAGCGCATCGGATTACTCTGGATGCCTGTCTCGGTGGCCATCCTGATTTCGGTGGTCATCTGTGCCGGATTCTTTCTGGGGATCGTATTGAATCTGCCATCGGCATTTGAAGCGAGATACTTTATACCCATTTGCGGAATGGTGCTGGGGAATATTCTAAACACGAACGTGATTTCACTCAATACGTTCTACTCGGGCATTGAGCGCGAAAGGACTCTCTACCTATTTTCTCTGGCCAATGGCGCACATCCGGCAGAGGCGCAACGCTACTTTATGCGGGAGGCGCTGATTAAATCGCTCAATCCGGCCATTGCCACGATGGCGGTAATGGGGCTGATTTCGCTACCGGGCATTATGACGGGACAGATTCTTGGAGGAAGTTCGCCCTCGGTTGCTATCAAATACCAGATTATGATTATGATCGTAATTTTTTCCTCTTCGCTGATTTCCGTATTGGTGACGCTTTGGCTCTCGACCAAACGGGCATTTGACAAATTCGGAATTCCTCTTAAATAA
- a CDS encoding DEAD/DEAH box helicase produces MTFEELKLNDNILEAISHMGFVNATPIQEMAIPKILDNKDLIACAQTGTGKTAAFVLPILHKIVEHPTSTTSTLIIVPTRELAIQIDQEIQGLSYFLSVSSTAIYGGGDGKEFAIQEQAIKNGADIVVATPGRLLAFLKMGNIKLSRIKHLILDEADKMLDMGFLDDIEKIIQHIPHQRQTLMFSATMPPKIRSLAKKILVNPEEISLSISKPAEGVSQNLYLTHDTQKNGVLSHIIKERPDYNSIIIFTSAKSKINDIVTSLRRNGYASQGISSDLDQHDREEVLRGFRSKRTRILVATDVMSRGIDIKEINMVINYDVPHDAEDYVHRIGRTARANTKGEAFTLVNEKDMHKMQRIEKLIDMSVPKLALPEGLGQGPEWQIAAKPKGRRGSSRPNPNRPRKTPPQHQNKQGNRPNRPNRPNKPNKPANGE; encoded by the coding sequence ATGACATTCGAAGAACTTAAATTAAACGACAACATACTTGAAGCCATTTCGCACATGGGTTTTGTCAATGCAACCCCCATCCAGGAGATGGCCATTCCTAAAATACTGGATAACAAAGACCTGATTGCCTGTGCCCAAACCGGTACCGGTAAGACAGCTGCCTTTGTACTTCCTATTCTGCACAAAATCGTAGAGCATCCTACGTCAACCACCAGCACCCTGATTATTGTCCCCACCCGCGAACTGGCCATTCAGATCGATCAGGAGATACAGGGACTCTCCTACTTCCTGTCGGTTTCATCGACGGCGATATACGGGGGTGGCGACGGCAAGGAATTTGCAATCCAGGAGCAGGCGATTAAAAACGGTGCAGACATTGTGGTGGCTACTCCGGGACGCTTGCTGGCATTCCTCAAGATGGGAAATATCAAGCTATCCCGTATCAAGCACCTGATCCTTGACGAAGCAGATAAAATGCTCGACATGGGATTCCTCGACGATATTGAGAAAATCATCCAGCACATTCCTCACCAGCGCCAGACGTTGATGTTTAGTGCAACGATGCCTCCGAAGATTCGCTCGCTTGCAAAGAAGATCCTTGTAAATCCGGAGGAAATTTCTTTGTCAATCTCAAAACCGGCGGAAGGTGTTTCCCAAAATCTGTATCTGACTCATGATACACAAAAGAATGGAGTTCTCTCCCATATCATCAAAGAGCGCCCCGACTACAACAGTATCATTATCTTTACCTCGGCAAAAAGCAAAATCAACGATATCGTCACTTCGTTGCGACGTAATGGTTATGCCTCTCAGGGTATCTCCTCCGACCTCGACCAGCACGACCGTGAAGAGGTATTGCGCGGATTCCGTTCGAAACGTACTCGTATACTGGTAGCGACGGATGTGATGAGCCGCGGTATCGACATCAAGGAGATCAATATGGTGATCAATTACGATGTGCCTCACGATGCAGAGGATTACGTGCACCGCATTGGACGTACCGCACGTGCCAATACCAAAGGGGAAGCCTTTACGCTGGTGAATGAAAAGGATATGCACAAGATGCAACGTATCGAGAAACTGATCGACATGTCTGTCCCGAAACTGGCATTGCCGGAAGGACTTGGACAGGGGCCGGAATGGCAGATTGCCGCTAAGCCAAAAGGTCGCCGCGGTTCATCCCGTCCGAATCCCAATCGTCCACGAAAAACGCCGCCACAGCATCAAAATAAGCAGGGAAACAGACCCAATAGACCAAACAGACCTAATAAGCCGAACAAGCCTGCTAATGGAGAATAA
- a CDS encoding SIMPL domain-containing protein yields the protein MKRVYCIIIGGLLCLSSFSQRVASLDVVGEASKMVLPDKGIMNLEIKTIKNSESEAYTKLNDMSGLVLKRLKADGFSDDQIKLADFSMSTLPVGKNKKVQYEAAQSMIVKFPLDKQRIFNIYSKLMKDSVQGVEIYMQTECSEELTRKIQEELITLALKDAKRKAGIIAAESDCDIFSVSNIGYKYFSDNRTFDVPPPTRNSIKFVPPVLKADALASEEDSSMPTNYFSINEQEFSEQVKVTYLIGAKK from the coding sequence ATGAAACGAGTTTATTGCATTATCATTGGCGGGCTACTATGCCTGAGTTCATTTTCTCAGAGGGTTGCATCACTTGATGTGGTGGGTGAAGCAAGTAAAATGGTTTTACCGGATAAGGGGATAATGAATTTAGAAATCAAAACGATAAAGAATAGCGAATCAGAGGCATATACGAAACTAAATGATATGTCGGGATTGGTCCTTAAAAGATTAAAAGCAGACGGTTTTAGCGATGATCAGATAAAACTTGCCGATTTCTCGATGTCAACGTTACCGGTCGGCAAAAATAAAAAAGTACAATATGAGGCTGCTCAATCCATGATCGTAAAATTCCCGTTGGATAAACAGCGCATCTTCAATATCTATTCAAAGCTAATGAAAGATAGCGTTCAGGGCGTAGAAATTTATATGCAGACTGAATGTTCTGAAGAACTGACCAGAAAAATTCAGGAAGAATTAATAACCCTCGCCCTGAAAGACGCTAAACGTAAAGCGGGAATTATTGCTGCTGAATCAGATTGTGATATATTCTCTGTGTCAAATATTGGCTACAAATACTTTTCTGATAATCGTACATTTGATGTCCCTCCACCTACTAGAAATTCAATCAAGTTTGTCCCACCAGTCCTCAAAGCTGACGCCCTGGCAAGTGAAGAAGATTCTTCAATGCCGACTAACTACTTTAGCATAAACGAGCAGGAATTTTCGGAACAAGTAAAGGTTACTTATTTGATTGGTGCAAAGAAGTAG